One Oceanotoga teriensis genomic region harbors:
- a CDS encoding hydantoinase/oxoprolinase family protein, whose translation MGRRYRVGIDVGGTFTDAALIDESTYSVISTKKIPTTHSAKEGVANGIVKIIESIITENNIYPEEIVFIAHGTTQATNALLEGDVSDVGVIGIGTGIEGAKTQSETNVGRIELAKGKFLNTHYEFIDSKFLHDGSLKNVFEKFKQKNINTIISAEAYSVDNPYNEDFIIEEAEKNGMTGTASHEISKLYGLKTRTRTAVINGSIISRMMETANMTEDSVKKSGIKSPLMIMRCDGGVMTIDEVRKRPILTMLSGPAAGVAGALMYEKISDGIFFEIGGTSTDISVIKNGKVMIKYAEIGGHKTYLNSLDVRTIGIAGGSMIKIENNKIVDVGPRSAHIAELDYETFVDDGEIEDPVVKYINPKESDEKNYAILETKSGKKYSYTLAGAANLIGMVPEGDYARGNIKETKKAYEALAKELNTSVEDVLETIMNIACSKVLKVVNEMKADYDLSESIITLVGGGGSASVIVPYLAKKTNYKYKIAKNAPYISTIGVALAMVREVVERTVANPTNDDIKNIRKEAKIAAMNSGANEKTIEIIVEIDSKKNIIRAIASGTTELRTKDLSNKILNKSELEDICLKSVKECEKSICIAETEKYSVYELEIIVKKFFGLIKKKYFPIRVIDNEGVIRLQKDSGFVYPTSKKTFKENLLNAIQENTKYGDAGEELPFVYILAAHRIIDLAGLANKEQIISIAEIELDEFEDEQELIILISK comes from the coding sequence ATGGGTAGAAGATATAGAGTAGGTATAGATGTTGGTGGTACTTTTACTGATGCAGCTTTAATAGATGAATCAACTTATTCTGTTATTAGTACCAAAAAAATACCCACAACTCACTCTGCAAAAGAAGGGGTTGCAAATGGAATAGTAAAAATTATTGAATCTATAATTACAGAAAATAATATATATCCAGAAGAAATTGTTTTTATTGCTCATGGAACAACTCAAGCAACAAATGCCTTATTGGAAGGTGATGTTTCTGATGTTGGAGTTATAGGAATAGGTACAGGAATTGAAGGTGCTAAAACTCAATCAGAAACTAATGTTGGAAGAATTGAACTTGCAAAAGGAAAATTTTTAAATACTCATTATGAATTTATAGATTCTAAATTTTTACATGATGGATCACTTAAAAATGTATTTGAAAAATTTAAACAAAAAAATATTAATACAATAATATCTGCTGAAGCATATAGCGTTGATAATCCTTATAATGAAGATTTTATAATAGAAGAGGCTGAAAAGAATGGTATGACTGGAACTGCAAGCCATGAAATTTCTAAATTATATGGATTAAAGACACGTACAAGAACTGCAGTTATAAATGGAAGTATAATTTCAAGAATGATGGAAACAGCAAATATGACAGAAGATAGTGTAAAAAAATCGGGTATTAAATCACCATTAATGATAATGCGTTGTGATGGTGGAGTTATGACTATAGATGAAGTTAGGAAAAGACCTATTCTAACTATGTTATCAGGACCAGCTGCAGGAGTTGCAGGTGCTTTGATGTATGAGAAGATTTCAGATGGTATTTTCTTTGAAATTGGAGGTACAAGTACAGATATTTCTGTTATAAAAAATGGAAAAGTGATGATTAAATATGCAGAAATTGGAGGACATAAAACATATTTAAATTCATTAGATGTAAGAACAATAGGTATTGCTGGTGGAAGTATGATAAAAATAGAAAATAATAAGATAGTAGATGTAGGCCCGCGTAGTGCCCATATAGCTGAATTAGACTATGAAACTTTTGTTGATGATGGGGAAATAGAAGATCCCGTTGTTAAATATATAAATCCTAAAGAAAGTGATGAAAAAAATTATGCTATTTTAGAAACAAAATCAGGTAAAAAATATTCTTATACTCTTGCAGGAGCAGCTAATCTTATTGGAATGGTACCAGAAGGAGACTATGCAAGGGGGAATATAAAAGAAACTAAAAAAGCTTATGAAGCTCTTGCAAAAGAACTTAATACTTCTGTTGAAGATGTTCTTGAAACTATAATGAATATTGCTTGTTCAAAAGTTTTGAAAGTTGTTAATGAAATGAAAGCTGATTATGATTTAAGTGAATCTATAATAACTCTTGTTGGTGGGGGTGGAAGTGCTTCTGTAATAGTTCCATATTTAGCAAAAAAAACTAATTATAAATATAAAATAGCTAAAAATGCTCCATATATATCAACTATTGGAGTTGCTCTTGCAATGGTTAGAGAAGTTGTAGAAAGGACAGTTGCTAATCCAACTAATGATGATATAAAAAATATAAGAAAAGAAGCAAAAATAGCAGCTATGAATTCTGGGGCGAATGAAAAAACTATAGAAATTATTGTTGAAATTGATAGTAAGAAAAATATAATTAGAGCTATAGCAAGTGGTACTACAGAATTAAGAACTAAAGATCTTTCTAATAAAATACTTAATAAAAGTGAACTTGAAGATATATGCTTAAAATCTGTTAAAGAATGTGAAAAATCTATATGTATTGCTGAAACTGAAAAATATTCTGTATATGAGTTAGAAATAATTGTAAAAAAATTTTTTGGACTTATAAAGAAAAAATATTTTCCCATAAGAGTAATAGATAATGAAGGAGTTATAAGACTTCAAAAAGATTCTGGCTTTGTATATCCTACAAGTAAAAAAACTTTTAAAGAAAATCTTTTAAATGCTATACAAGAAAATACTAAATATGGAGATGCAGGCGAAGAATTACCTTTTGTTTATATACTTGCTGCTCATAGAATAATAGATCTTGCAGGTCTTGCAAATAAAGAACAGATAATATCTATTGCTGAAATTGAATTAGATGAATTTGAAGATGAACAGGAGCTCATTATTTTAATTTCTAAATAA
- a CDS encoding alpha/beta fold hydrolase, whose protein sequence is MKKILKIFFIFIFIIFIFASLNYMFSYLEAKRGLSYLEKNYKTINVDNKKIAYYEEGAGETIIFLHDFMSSAKDFEDISKKLSEKYRVISIDLPGFGFSTKSTDLNYSKKSMGKLINKFTKELNIETFYLVGHSMGGEIAINTYFEDTKKIKKLILINSQGYTKTKFIPNWISDSQFFSRIFLKFGFQSYFLQQSIYKNNLHDKSKYEDSTFLKNYTLTFNIPSKTLQKIDLDDDSSLNKDKISEINIPTLILWGNYDKTLNIEYAKKFNEQIKNSTLVYLDTGHNPMIEKSDYISNLILNFLK, encoded by the coding sequence ATGAAAAAAATTTTAAAAATCTTCTTTATTTTTATATTTATAATATTTATTTTTGCTTCTTTGAATTATATGTTCAGTTATCTCGAAGCCAAAAGAGGTTTATCATATTTAGAAAAAAATTATAAAACAATAAATGTAGATAATAAAAAAATTGCATACTATGAAGAAGGTGCTGGAGAAACTATAATTTTTTTACATGATTTTATGAGCTCAGCTAAAGATTTTGAAGATATTTCAAAAAAACTTTCTGAGAAATATAGAGTAATATCAATAGATTTACCTGGATTTGGTTTCTCAACTAAAAGCACGGATTTAAACTACTCAAAAAAATCTATGGGAAAATTGATAAATAAATTCACCAAAGAATTAAACATTGAAACTTTTTACTTAGTAGGCCATTCAATGGGTGGTGAAATAGCTATAAATACTTATTTCGAAGATACTAAAAAGATTAAAAAACTGATCCTAATAAATAGTCAAGGATATACTAAAACAAAATTTATTCCAAATTGGATATCAGATAGCCAATTTTTCTCAAGAATATTTTTAAAATTTGGATTTCAAAGTTATTTTTTACAACAATCGATATATAAAAATAATCTTCATGATAAATCTAAATATGAAGATTCTACTTTTTTAAAAAATTATACACTCACCTTCAATATTCCTTCAAAAACTCTTCAAAAAATAGATCTAGATGATGATAGCTCTTTAAATAAAGATAAAATATCTGAAATAAATATTCCAACATTAATATTATGGGGAAATTATGACAAAACCTTGAATATAGAATATGCAAAAAAATTTAATGAACAAATAAAGAATTCAACTCTTGTATATTTAGATACGGGACATAATCCGATGATAGAAAAATCAGATTATATATCAAATTTGATATTAAATTTTTTAAAATAA
- a CDS encoding FAD-dependent oxidoreductase → MNIKDTLITDVAIVGGGPSGIIAAKTLAKAGYEVILIERYGFLGGSTTNSLVIPMMTFHAGKKQIIKGYAQDLIDRLKINKGTIGHIEDPLGVGSTITPIETEVYKYISQEYLLEDGVDIKYYTEAIDIEIEEEIIKNIIVKTRSGFYKIEAKRYIDASGDGDIVSMAGEDFLIGREKDGKCQPMSMMFKVGNIDREKIIKYSEKNPEQFVISKNLKGLRDTDRIAISGYFDLVKMADENNDLNINRDRVLFFELNNKSEILVNMSRIINKLSVKDFELSEATIEGRRQIFKIMNFLKKYIPGFENSKILESGVQIGVRESRRIDGLYTLTEEDILNKTIFEDTIALGSWPIDVHDPDGANLNIKTLKMGEYYGIPYRCLVPKKIKNLVVSGRIISVTHEALASVRVTPICMALGQASGCACLESLKEDLYFKDLDIKKLRMRLIETGQILE, encoded by the coding sequence ATGAATATAAAAGATACTTTAATAACTGATGTAGCAATAGTTGGAGGAGGTCCATCAGGAATAATAGCAGCAAAAACTTTAGCAAAAGCAGGTTATGAAGTTATACTTATAGAAAGATATGGATTTCTTGGAGGGAGTACAACTAATAGTCTTGTTATACCTATGATGACTTTTCATGCTGGGAAAAAACAGATTATAAAAGGTTATGCACAAGATTTAATAGATAGATTAAAAATTAATAAAGGAACTATAGGTCATATTGAAGATCCATTAGGTGTAGGAAGCACGATAACTCCTATAGAAACAGAAGTATATAAATATATTTCTCAAGAATATCTTTTAGAAGATGGTGTGGACATAAAGTATTATACAGAAGCTATAGATATTGAAATAGAAGAAGAAATTATAAAAAATATTATTGTGAAAACGAGATCTGGTTTCTATAAGATAGAGGCAAAGAGATATATAGATGCATCTGGTGATGGTGATATAGTTAGTATGGCTGGAGAAGATTTTTTAATAGGAAGAGAAAAAGATGGAAAATGTCAACCAATGTCTATGATGTTTAAAGTTGGTAATATAGATAGAGAAAAAATAATAAAATATTCTGAAAAAAATCCAGAACAGTTTGTAATATCAAAGAATTTAAAAGGTCTTAGAGACACAGATAGAATAGCTATTTCAGGATATTTTGATTTAGTTAAAATGGCTGATGAAAATAATGATTTGAATATCAATAGAGACAGAGTGCTTTTTTTTGAACTTAATAATAAATCTGAAATTTTAGTTAATATGAGTAGAATTATAAATAAATTATCTGTAAAAGATTTTGAATTAAGTGAGGCTACTATTGAAGGAAGAAGACAAATTTTTAAAATAATGAATTTTTTAAAAAAATATATACCTGGATTTGAAAATTCTAAAATTTTAGAATCAGGAGTTCAAATAGGAGTCAGAGAGTCAAGAAGAATTGATGGGCTTTATACTTTAACAGAAGAAGATATTCTAAATAAAACTATTTTTGAAGATACCATCGCTTTGGGATCTTGGCCTATAGATGTGCATGATCCTGATGGAGCTAATTTAAATATAAAAACATTGAAAATGGGTGAATACTATGGCATTCCATATAGATGTTTAGTGCCTAAAAAAATAAAAAATCTTGTGGTTAGTGGAAGAATTATATCAGTTACTCACGAAGCTTTAGCTTCTGTTAGGGTTACACCTATATGTATGGCTTTGGGTCAAGCTAGTGGTTGTGCTTGTTTGGAATCTTTAAAAGAAGATTTATATTTTAAAGATTTAGATATAAAAAAATTAAGAATGAGATTGATTGAAACAGGGCAGATTCTAGAATGA
- a CDS encoding transporter: MLQGILILIVFVLCAAGMMSRKVPAIISLPIMAILIAVISGMSFENILSGVIGNGAVRLSSAMMAAIFGGMLSQVINRTGIANSIIKRAAELAGDNPFIVALIISIAVAFVFTSLSGLGAIIMVGTIVLPIMISVGIDSKISGSLFLIAFKIGLLFNMYSYAFYSDVLKISVQDLKIFPIIYGIATSIGLFFFILLNVKKGKAKTAWAMPSANSIKNKDKKVPIYALITPIIPILLVFIWKFNIIPAILIGAIYGVLTTKPKDIVNILSSSLIEGIKDVAPAIGLMIGIGMVLLAVMSPETSAIMKPLISAIIPSNKILFVLFFAILSPLALYRGPLNMWGLGSGIAALMASTGKLSPMVVAGALLALSVVQDISDPTNTHNVWISNFIEEDTTILLKKTFPYVFSIAVVCLIYVTIFIW, from the coding sequence ATGTTACAGGGAATACTTATACTTATAGTATTTGTTTTATGTGCTGCTGGTATGATGTCAAGAAAAGTTCCAGCAATTATATCTTTGCCTATTATGGCTATATTAATAGCTGTAATATCTGGAATGTCTTTTGAAAATATTTTATCAGGGGTTATTGGAAATGGTGCTGTTAGACTTTCAAGTGCTATGATGGCAGCAATATTTGGGGGTATGTTATCACAAGTTATCAATAGAACAGGAATAGCAAATTCTATAATAAAAAGAGCAGCTGAATTAGCTGGAGATAATCCTTTTATTGTAGCTTTGATAATATCTATAGCAGTAGCTTTTGTGTTTACTTCTTTAAGTGGACTTGGTGCGATTATTATGGTTGGAACTATTGTTCTTCCTATAATGATTTCAGTTGGTATAGATTCTAAAATTTCAGGTTCTTTGTTTTTAATAGCTTTTAAAATAGGTCTTCTTTTTAATATGTATAGTTATGCTTTTTATAGTGATGTTTTGAAAATCTCAGTACAAGATTTGAAAATTTTTCCAATAATTTATGGAATAGCAACTTCTATAGGTTTATTCTTTTTTATTTTATTGAATGTAAAAAAAGGTAAAGCTAAAACAGCTTGGGCTATGCCATCTGCGAATTCAATAAAAAATAAAGACAAAAAAGTTCCTATTTACGCACTTATCACACCTATAATACCTATTTTACTTGTTTTTATATGGAAATTTAATATTATTCCAGCAATATTGATAGGAGCTATTTATGGAGTTCTTACTACGAAACCTAAAGACATTGTTAATATACTTTCAAGTAGTTTAATAGAGGGAATAAAAGATGTAGCTCCAGCTATAGGTCTTATGATAGGAATAGGAATGGTTCTTTTAGCTGTTATGAGTCCTGAAACTTCTGCAATAATGAAACCTTTAATTTCAGCTATTATTCCATCAAATAAAATTTTATTTGTTTTATTTTTTGCTATATTGTCTCCTTTAGCTTTATATAGAGGTCCTTTAAATATGTGGGGATTGGGAAGTGGTATAGCTGCATTGATGGCTTCCACTGGTAAATTGAGTCCTATGGTCGTTGCAGGTGCACTTTTGGCTTTAAGCGTTGTTCAAGATATTTCAGATCCTACAAATACTCATAATGTTTGGATATCTAATTTTATAGAAGAAGATACAACTATTCTTTTAAAAAAGACTTTTCCATATGTTTTTTCAATAGCTGTTGTTTGTTTAATATATGTAACTATCTTTATTTGGTAA
- a CDS encoding LacI family DNA-binding transcriptional regulator yields MKTTLRDIAEYSGFNVSTVSRALNDDKRISDDTKEKILNVAKKLHYFGEKNKIILFLIANPISSVRNDDFFSKVLEGILSCTKNFGYHCVVRTIEKNDNSLGKIFIENISGIIIGGIPMPKNIINLIATSEIPVVQIGHYKGLEHIPSVSNDNFRGGYIAAKKIVERNYKKILVFSGPLNVETFKERFSGVKKYLEEIDRIKDLEIIECQSFDWNDGYEEAKKIVSSINQKTAIFCLTDWLAKGVIKALKEENFEIPQDIGLMGFGNLPFSEHIDPSLTTVTLNPYLLGVFSITVVNEIINKSNNVNTEKILVEPGIIERKSI; encoded by the coding sequence TTGAAAACAACTTTAAGAGATATTGCTGAATATTCTGGATTTAACGTTTCTACAGTTTCAAGAGCATTGAATGATGATAAAAGAATAAGTGATGATACAAAAGAAAAAATATTAAATGTTGCAAAAAAATTGCATTATTTTGGTGAAAAGAATAAAATTATTCTTTTTCTGATTGCCAATCCAATTTCGTCTGTTAGAAATGATGACTTTTTTTCTAAGGTTCTTGAAGGAATACTCAGTTGCACAAAAAATTTTGGCTATCATTGTGTTGTCAGAACTATTGAGAAAAATGATAATTCCCTTGGAAAAATTTTCATTGAAAATATTTCTGGAATAATAATTGGAGGAATTCCAATGCCTAAAAATATAATAAACTTAATAGCAACTTCTGAGATTCCTGTTGTTCAAATTGGTCATTATAAGGGCTTAGAACATATACCTTCAGTTAGTAATGATAATTTTAGAGGTGGATATATAGCGGCTAAAAAAATAGTGGAAAGAAATTATAAAAAAATTTTAGTTTTTTCAGGTCCTTTGAATGTTGAAACTTTTAAAGAAAGATTTTCAGGAGTAAAAAAATATTTAGAAGAAATTGATAGAATTAAAGATTTAGAAATCATTGAATGTCAATCATTTGATTGGAATGATGGATATGAAGAGGCTAAGAAAATAGTATCATCGATAAATCAAAAAACTGCTATTTTTTGTCTTACTGATTGGCTTGCTAAAGGGGTTATTAAAGCTTTAAAAGAAGAAAATTTTGAGATTCCTCAGGATATAGGATTGATGGGTTTTGGAAACTTACCTTTTTCAGAACATATAGATCCTTCACTTACTACAGTAACTTTAAATCCTTATTTGCTTGGAGTTTTTTCAATAACTGTTGTTAATGAAATAATTAACAAATCTAATAATGTTAATACAGAGAAGATACTTGTAGAGCCTGGAATAATAGAAAGAAAATCTATATAA
- a CDS encoding PTS fructose transporter subunit IIC: protein MSKRLVAVTSCPTGIAHTYMASEALRKAAEKLGYEIKVETRGSVGVENELKENEIKNADAVILAVDVNVSKERFIGKKIFETSVAQAIKDPEKIIENSLNSDIKSYTEKISDIKSQRSKEKKGVYKHLMSGVSYMIPFVVAGGLLIALSFLFGGYTQEGEFAKALATIGNAAFKLMIPILAGYVAFSIGDRAALVPGMVGGLIAADTKSGFLGALVAGFIAGYIVKLMKKTIKLPKGFEGLMPVLIIPLISTFLIGIIMIFVIGTPMTMLNESIETWLKSLTGTNAIILGVIIGLMMAIDMGGPINKAAYAFGISTIGNAEPSAIMAAVMAAGMIPPLGIALSTVLFKNKYNFEEKEAGKAAWVLGISFITEGAIPFAAADPLRVIPSIMAGSALTGALSMLFNVTLPVPHGGIFVFWAVDGILGYSISIIAGMILTALLLGILKSKKNN from the coding sequence ATGAGTAAACGGTTAGTTGCTGTAACTTCATGTCCAACTGGAATAGCTCATACTTATATGGCTTCAGAAGCTTTAAGAAAAGCTGCTGAAAAACTCGGATATGAAATAAAAGTAGAAACAAGGGGTTCTGTTGGTGTAGAAAATGAATTGAAAGAAAATGAAATAAAAAATGCGGATGCTGTTATTCTTGCGGTAGATGTAAATGTTTCTAAAGAAAGATTTATTGGCAAAAAAATTTTTGAAACTTCAGTAGCTCAAGCAATTAAAGATCCCGAAAAAATTATAGAAAATTCTTTAAATTCTGATATAAAATCTTATACAGAAAAAATATCTGATATAAAATCTCAAAGATCTAAAGAAAAAAAAGGCGTATATAAACATTTAATGAGTGGGGTTTCTTATATGATACCTTTTGTAGTCGCTGGCGGTCTTTTAATAGCATTATCTTTTCTATTTGGTGGTTATACCCAAGAAGGAGAATTTGCGAAAGCTTTAGCTACAATTGGCAATGCAGCTTTTAAACTCATGATCCCTATACTTGCTGGATATGTTGCTTTTTCAATAGGAGACAGAGCCGCTCTCGTTCCAGGTATGGTTGGTGGATTAATTGCAGCGGATACAAAATCTGGGTTTTTAGGAGCTTTAGTTGCAGGATTTATAGCTGGATATATAGTAAAATTAATGAAAAAAACCATAAAATTACCTAAAGGATTTGAAGGTTTAATGCCCGTATTAATTATTCCTTTAATATCTACTTTTTTAATAGGAATAATAATGATATTTGTAATAGGAACTCCTATGACTATGTTAAATGAAAGTATAGAAACATGGTTAAAAAGTTTAACAGGAACTAATGCTATAATCCTAGGTGTAATAATAGGTTTAATGATGGCTATTGATATGGGCGGACCAATAAACAAAGCAGCTTATGCTTTTGGAATAAGTACAATAGGAAATGCCGAACCATCAGCTATAATGGCTGCTGTAATGGCAGCTGGTATGATTCCACCACTTGGTATAGCTTTATCTACTGTTCTATTCAAAAATAAATATAATTTTGAAGAAAAAGAAGCTGGAAAAGCTGCTTGGGTACTTGGAATATCTTTTATAACCGAAGGAGCAATTCCATTTGCAGCTGCAGATCCATTAAGAGTTATCCCATCTATAATGGCTGGTTCTGCTTTGACAGGTGCATTATCGATGTTATTTAATGTTACATTGCCTGTACCTCATGGAGGGATATTCGTATTTTGGGCAGTAGATGGAATATTAGGCTACTCTATCTCAATAATAGCGGGAATGATATTAACAGCTCTATTATTAGGTATACTAAAATCAAAAAAAAATAATTGA
- a CDS encoding thioredoxin domain-containing protein codes for MIEPNNLIKEKSPYLLQHAFNPINWYPWCDEAFERALKEDKPIFLSIGYSTCHWCHFMAKESFEDEDIAKILNKYYISIKVDREERPDIDSYYMKISQIMTGNSGWPLNIIMTPDKRPFYSGTYFPKYTNFNMPGLIDLLPNIYYIYKDSKEDIFNTIENLEEKVKNSYHLKKGKLDSNLIDKSYKYLYDNFDEVYGGFSNEPKFPVPHYMLFLMSYYEKNYNENALYMVEKTVESMYRGGIFDHIEGGFSRYSTDYKWFIPHFEKTLIDNSLLILTLAELYSKTNDDLYKNIAYKTLKYINNNLKDENGAFYCAQDSDSEGEEGKYYLWDYLELKTIFEPEEFERFKEIFDVSKDGNFQGKNILNISKSLKSIPDEDLVFKLFYYKSENRKKPDIDDKIITSWNGIAIASLAKAGRLFNDIELTKMAEKSNNFIYKKLFFDNKLFRRYREEDILTKSHISDYSNMIWGLLELYQSTFKTRYLKSAINLLEKSIEIFYDKNINIFLDSEIDNNELPENTFNIYDDSMPSSNSVMLMNLIRVYKITGTLKYKNIFDSMIDNLAWNFEENYPAMIHSLNALFFSLSDTKEIIITAKNYDQARIFIDYINRNLKNYDTIILKTEKNEIDQISEYSALYPVEDKPVIYICSNQTCSKPIKNLKELRNFYN; via the coding sequence ATGATAGAACCAAATAATTTAATAAAAGAGAAGTCACCTTATTTGTTGCAACACGCTTTTAATCCAATAAATTGGTATCCATGGTGTGATGAGGCATTCGAAAGAGCTTTGAAAGAAGATAAACCTATTTTTTTAAGTATAGGTTATTCTACTTGTCATTGGTGTCATTTTATGGCAAAAGAGTCTTTTGAAGATGAAGATATAGCAAAAATTCTCAATAAATATTATATTTCTATAAAAGTTGACAGAGAAGAGAGACCTGATATAGATAGTTATTATATGAAAATTTCTCAAATAATGACTGGTAATTCTGGTTGGCCTTTAAATATTATAATGACACCTGATAAAAGACCTTTTTATTCAGGTACATATTTTCCAAAATATACTAATTTTAATATGCCTGGATTGATAGATCTTTTACCGAATATATATTATATATATAAAGATAGCAAAGAAGATATTTTTAACACTATAGAAAATCTTGAAGAAAAGGTAAAAAACAGTTATCATCTTAAAAAAGGAAAATTAGATTCAAATTTAATAGATAAATCTTATAAATATCTTTATGATAATTTTGATGAGGTATATGGAGGTTTTTCGAATGAACCTAAATTTCCTGTTCCTCATTATATGTTGTTTTTAATGAGTTATTATGAAAAAAATTATAATGAAAACGCTTTGTATATGGTAGAAAAGACTGTTGAAAGTATGTATAGAGGAGGAATTTTTGATCATATTGAAGGTGGATTTTCAAGATATTCTACGGATTATAAATGGTTTATTCCTCATTTTGAAAAAACTTTAATAGATAATTCATTATTAATATTGACTTTGGCAGAACTTTATTCTAAAACTAATGATGATTTATATAAAAATATTGCATACAAAACTTTAAAGTATATAAATAATAATTTAAAAGATGAAAATGGAGCTTTTTATTGTGCACAAGATTCTGATTCGGAAGGTGAAGAGGGAAAATATTATTTATGGGATTATTTGGAACTAAAAACTATTTTTGAACCAGAAGAATTTGAAAGGTTTAAAGAAATATTTGATGTTTCAAAGGATGGTAATTTTCAAGGAAAAAATATTTTAAACATTTCAAAATCTTTAAAGAGTATTCCAGATGAAGATCTCGTATTTAAACTTTTTTATTATAAATCGGAGAATAGAAAAAAACCAGATATTGATGATAAAATAATAACATCTTGGAACGGTATTGCTATTGCTTCTTTAGCAAAAGCTGGCAGGCTTTTTAATGATATTGAATTAACAAAAATGGCTGAAAAATCTAATAATTTTATTTATAAAAAATTATTTTTTGATAATAAATTATTTCGAAGATATAGAGAAGAAGATATTTTGACTAAATCTCATATAAGTGATTATTCAAATATGATTTGGGGATTGTTAGAACTTTATCAATCTACTTTTAAAACCAGATATTTAAAGAGTGCGATAAACCTTCTTGAAAAAAGTATTGAAATTTTTTATGATAAAAATATAAATATTTTTTTAGATTCTGAGATAGATAATAATGAACTTCCAGAAAATACATTTAATATTTATGATGATTCTATGCCGAGTTCTAATTCTGTAATGCTTATGAATTTAATAAGAGTTTATAAAATAACTGGAACACTCAAATATAAGAATATATTTGATTCTATGATTGATAATTTGGCTTGGAATTTTGAAGAAAATTATCCAGCTATGATACATTCTTTAAATGCTTTATTTTTTAGTCTTTCTGATACTAAAGAAATAATAATTACAGCAAAAAATTATGATCAAGCAAGAATTTTTATAGATTATATAAATAGAAATTTAAAAAATTATGATACCATAATATTAAAGACAGAAAAAAATGAAATAGATCAAATTTCTGAATATTCAGCACTTTATCCTGTGGAAGACAAACCTGTAATATATATATGCTCTAATCAAACTTGTAGTAAACCAATAAAAAATTTAAAGGAATTAAGAAATTTTTATAATTAA